In Paenibacillus larvae subsp. larvae, the following proteins share a genomic window:
- a CDS encoding helix-turn-helix domain-containing protein codes for MSYNWSYIHIGKIIKQLRQKYKLSQEELAKGICSQAHISKIERGIQFPSGVMLYLLAQKLRISVDYLFNPENAAEDKERKQIKEMIRKSIRFNDYEQALKIIADEQTQSLFSSPYNQQFLLWAKAGCLFYYENKPDVCMKLLKEALKKQPII; via the coding sequence ATGTCTTATAATTGGTCTTATATTCATATAGGTAAAATTATTAAACAGTTACGGCAAAAATATAAATTAAGTCAAGAAGAGTTAGCAAAAGGAATTTGTTCACAAGCTCATATAAGCAAGATTGAACGCGGGATACAATTTCCATCCGGAGTTATGTTATACTTATTGGCTCAAAAATTGAGAATAAGCGTAGATTATTTATTTAATCCGGAAAATGCGGCGGAAGATAAAGAGAGAAAACAAATAAAAGAAATGATCAGAAAATCCATCCGTTTCAATGACTATGAACAAGCTTTGAAAATTATAGCAGATGAGCAAACTCAATCTTTATTTTCATCCCCATATAATCAGCAATTTTTATTATGGGCTAAAGCCGGTTGTTTATTTTATTATGAGAATAAACCCGATGTATGTATGAAACTTTTAAAAGAGGCTTTAAAAAAACAACCGATAATTTAA
- a CDS encoding restriction endonuclease subunit S: MAAQESINPSKPKLNFSDQFKTSFLPMSSIDPVSGQITFIKEREFSKVSKGYTYFQENDILFAKITPCMENGNTVIAKGMLNKFGFGSTEFYVLRPSNIVEGRFIYYLLRSEKFRKEAKAVMSGAVGQQRVPKKFLIDYPLCLPPLNEQKRIADKIESLFAKMDIAKRLIDEAKESFELRRAAILDKAFRGELTKEWRLSQVEILPNLETKIPYGWKHVILSDVVQVNPRRTKLQHISDEQECTFVPMGAVSEISGTIEEPEVKSFVIVKKGYTYFEENDIIFAKITPCMENGKTALASKLINGFGFGSTEFHVIRAKQHINNKYIYFLLRSSKFRYEAKMHMTGAVGQQRVPKSFLENYKFQLPPVEEQAKIVDLLEKIYDKEDKALVIEQLEESIKLLKQSIVQKAFRRELGTNDSTEESAIQLLKETLLSQMK, from the coding sequence ATGGCCGCTCAAGAAAGTATTAATCCGTCTAAACCTAAACTTAATTTCTCGGATCAATTTAAAACCAGCTTTTTACCTATGAGTTCAATTGATCCAGTATCAGGACAGATAACTTTTATTAAAGAACGTGAATTTAGTAAAGTTAGTAAAGGATATACTTATTTTCAAGAGAATGATATTCTTTTTGCTAAAATAACGCCATGTATGGAAAATGGAAACACAGTTATTGCAAAAGGAATGTTAAATAAGTTTGGATTTGGTTCGACTGAATTTTATGTGCTAAGGCCTTCAAATATAGTTGAAGGAAGATTTATTTACTATTTGCTAAGATCTGAAAAATTTAGAAAAGAAGCAAAAGCTGTAATGTCTGGTGCAGTAGGGCAACAGCGTGTACCAAAAAAATTTTTAATAGATTATCCTTTGTGCTTGCCACCATTAAATGAACAAAAACGAATCGCCGACAAAATTGAATCGCTTTTTGCAAAAATGGATATAGCCAAGCGTCTTATTGATGAAGCAAAAGAGTCTTTTGAACTTCGGCGGGCGGCTATTTTGGATAAGGCTTTTCGGGGAGAATTGACGAAGGAGTGGCGACTATCACAAGTTGAAATTTTGCCGAATCTTGAAACCAAGATTCCATATGGATGGAAACATGTTATTCTGTCTGATGTTGTTCAAGTAAACCCTCGACGAACAAAACTTCAGCATATTTCTGATGAGCAGGAATGTACTTTCGTTCCGATGGGGGCTGTAAGTGAAATATCCGGTACAATAGAAGAACCTGAGGTAAAGAGTTTTGTAATAGTAAAAAAAGGATATACCTATTTTGAAGAAAATGATATTATTTTTGCAAAAATAACACCATGCATGGAGAATGGTAAAACGGCTTTAGCTTCGAAACTAATAAATGGATTTGGATTTGGCTCTACTGAATTTCATGTGATTAGAGCTAAACAACATATTAATAACAAGTATATATACTTTCTGTTACGATCTTCAAAGTTTAGGTATGAAGCAAAAATGCATATGACAGGTGCAGTTGGGCAACAGCGTGTTCCAAAGAGTTTTTTAGAAAATTATAAGTTTCAATTGCCACCTGTAGAAGAACAGGCTAAAATTGTAGATCTTTTAGAGAAAATATACGATAAAGAGGATAAAGCATTAGTTATTGAGCAGCTTGAAGAAAGTATAAAATTGCTTAAACAATCGATCGTCCAAAAAGCCTTCCGTAGAGAATTAGGAACTAACGACTCTACTGAAGAATCCGCCATTCAGCTTCTAAAAGAAACATTGCTTTCACAGATGAAATAG
- a CDS encoding DUF2642 domain-containing protein has product MSKAVAVYDYPHFYGAPMQYPPYYRNGSDRPMESTILPKTIVYLTKVDPKIIEHLQMHKGQKIHVITTVGKLEGKLDNVYIDHITLISHGKKLHIRIHEIVYFEKA; this is encoded by the coding sequence TTGAGTAAAGCAGTAGCAGTATATGATTATCCTCATTTTTATGGGGCCCCAATGCAGTATCCGCCCTATTACCGCAACGGGTCTGACCGGCCAATGGAGAGTACAATCCTGCCGAAAACCATCGTATATTTGACAAAAGTGGATCCTAAGATAATTGAGCACTTGCAGATGCACAAAGGGCAGAAGATTCATGTCATAACAACGGTCGGCAAACTGGAAGGAAAGCTGGATAATGTGTACATTGATCACATTACACTAATCTCTCACGGAAAAAAACTGCATATCCGGATACACGAAATCGTTTATTTCGAGAAAGCTTGA
- a CDS encoding cytochrome P450 family protein, producing MATNSTVLPINPFSPDFKNQAYALYEKLRENDPIHKITLPNGKTGWVVTRYKDAAATLKKERLTKNLFQFMHSEDVGLPQKQMNLMFKHMLNTDQPDHTRLRSLVQKAFTPRMIEKLNGRVQEISDSLIDKVESREDMELIQDYAYPLPIIVICEMLGLPSEERDQFRKWSNALVSSMNVPKKYKQIVPDTIAFTNYIKSLIERRRQDPKEDLLSLLTQAESENGKLSEMELVSMIFLLIIAGHETTVNLIGNGTFTLLQHPEQLEELRRTPSLIGSAIEELLRFMGPVEFATNRWAGEGFEWEGKAISKGDIVLVGLASANRDPESFKHPERLDLTRENNNHLAFGMGIHHCLGAPLARMEGRIAINTLLRRLPNLKLAVSPDCLKWQPSYLMRGFDALPLRFR from the coding sequence ATGGCGACAAATTCTACTGTTTTGCCTATTAACCCTTTCTCACCCGATTTTAAAAATCAGGCATATGCTTTATATGAAAAGCTCAGAGAGAATGATCCTATTCATAAGATTACTTTGCCTAACGGCAAAACCGGCTGGGTTGTGACGCGTTATAAAGATGCTGCTGCCACTTTGAAAAAAGAACGGTTAACGAAAAATTTGTTTCAATTCATGCATTCCGAAGACGTAGGTTTGCCTCAGAAACAAATGAACTTGATGTTTAAACACATGCTTAATACTGATCAACCGGACCATACACGATTGCGCTCCCTGGTACAAAAAGCATTTACTCCCCGGATGATTGAAAAATTGAACGGGCGCGTGCAGGAAATCTCGGACAGCTTGATTGATAAGGTAGAGAGCCGGGAAGACATGGAACTGATTCAGGACTATGCTTATCCCCTGCCTATCATTGTCATATGCGAGATGTTAGGTCTGCCCAGTGAAGAGCGGGATCAATTTCGCAAATGGTCGAACGCCCTTGTCTCGTCCATGAATGTTCCAAAAAAATACAAACAAATTGTCCCGGACACCATTGCATTTACTAATTATATCAAATCACTGATTGAGCGGCGGCGGCAAGATCCAAAAGAAGATTTGTTATCTTTGCTTACTCAAGCGGAATCTGAAAACGGCAAACTTTCCGAAATGGAACTCGTATCGATGATATTTCTACTGATCATAGCAGGTCATGAAACAACCGTAAACCTGATTGGAAACGGAACGTTTACTTTATTGCAGCATCCGGAACAACTGGAAGAACTTCGAAGAACCCCTTCGCTGATTGGTTCCGCAATTGAGGAACTCCTCCGATTTATGGGCCCTGTTGAATTCGCTACCAACCGCTGGGCCGGTGAAGGTTTTGAATGGGAAGGAAAAGCTATATCCAAAGGGGACATTGTGCTAGTCGGACTGGCGTCAGCCAACCGGGATCCTGAATCCTTCAAACATCCGGAACGTCTTGATTTAACTCGTGAAAATAACAACCACCTTGCTTTCGGGATGGGTATTCATCATTGTTTGGGAGCACCTCTCGCCCGTATGGAAGGCCGAATTGCAATTAATACCCTGTTAAGGCGTTTGCCAAACTTAAAGCTGGCTGTTTCTCCCGATTGTCTCAAATGGCAGCCCAGTTATCTCATGCGGGGATTCGATGCATTGCCCCTCCGATTTAGGTAA
- a CDS encoding type I restriction endonuclease: MIDLFHTIRLKGNKAVHKPEYGDTDEAKALLHMAFRLSVWFMEVYGDWKFKAPAYQEPSKENLISKAELEEITQLYENKLAQMEEELQRVRSEQLYVNEGYKDRRRKRSLRSGSNLQLTEDETRILIDQQLMDAGWEADSKKLRFSKGTRPEKGKNLAIAEWPLKKVLIRLNLNLISRINLKPAFYL; the protein is encoded by the coding sequence ATGATAGATTTATTCCATACCATAAGGCTTAAAGGGAATAAAGCTGTTCATAAGCCGGAGTATGGGGATACAGACGAAGCCAAAGCTTTGCTTCATATGGCGTTTCGATTATCCGTCTGGTTCATGGAGGTCTATGGAGACTGGAAGTTTAAAGCTCCGGCTTATCAGGAACCGTCTAAAGAAAATCTGATTTCTAAAGCTGAGTTGGAAGAAATCACACAGCTCTATGAAAACAAGCTTGCCCAAATGGAAGAAGAACTTCAAAGAGTGCGTTCAGAGCAGCTGTATGTGAACGAGGGGTACAAAGACCGCCGACGTAAGCGTTCTTTGAGATCCGGTAGTAATCTGCAACTAACCGAAGACGAGACCCGTATTCTCATCGATCAACAATTAATGGATGCCGGATGGGAAGCGGATTCTAAAAAACTGAGATTTTCAAAAGGAACAAGACCGGAGAAGGGGAAGAATCTGGCGATTGCGGAATGGCCGCTCAAGAAAGTATTAATCCGTCTAAACCTAAACTTAATTTCTCGGATCAATTTAAAACCAGCTTTTTACCTATGA
- a CDS encoding alpha/beta hydrolase encodes MEREAVMTDNTAGREVTIPRTKQRIMYSRTGNREYRIFVSAPDTEPPSSGYPVIYLLDANAVFATMVEAIRVQACRHEKTGVIPAVVVGIGYETEAPFPPDRHYDFTMTATARDMPSRPDGTAWPEQGGAGAFLKFIEEDLKPEIEREFNIDTGRQTILGHSLGGLFVLHALFTRPDAFQTYVAGSPSIHWNKPYFLEEEQQFASRLGQKPAQVRVLLAVGELEKNHQSRITENTKELSERLSTLTSHGVSVEFKEFEDEGHVSVLPALISKTLRFALNPNTNRDK; translated from the coding sequence ATGGAACGCGAGGCTGTTATGACTGACAATACCGCCGGCCGGGAGGTTACAATACCACGGACAAAACAGCGTATCATGTATTCACGCACCGGAAACCGGGAATACCGGATCTTCGTTTCTGCACCCGATACAGAGCCCCCTTCATCAGGGTATCCGGTGATTTATTTGCTGGATGCCAATGCCGTATTCGCAACAATGGTAGAGGCGATAAGGGTTCAAGCATGCCGGCATGAGAAAACCGGTGTGATCCCGGCCGTTGTTGTTGGTATCGGCTATGAGACAGAAGCTCCGTTTCCTCCTGACCGTCATTACGATTTTACTATGACGGCGACCGCCAGAGACATGCCTTCAAGACCTGATGGAACAGCATGGCCGGAACAGGGCGGTGCGGGAGCTTTCTTGAAATTTATTGAAGAGGATCTGAAACCGGAAATCGAACGTGAGTTTAATATTGATACCGGCAGACAAACGATCCTTGGCCATTCTCTAGGGGGCCTTTTTGTTCTGCATGCGCTTTTTACCAGACCGGACGCCTTCCAAACGTATGTCGCAGGGAGCCCGTCCATCCATTGGAACAAGCCATATTTTCTTGAAGAAGAGCAGCAATTTGCCTCCCGCTTGGGTCAGAAACCTGCACAAGTCAGGGTACTTCTTGCGGTGGGAGAATTGGAAAAAAACCATCAAAGCCGTATAACCGAAAATACGAAGGAGCTTTCAGAACGTTTATCCACCCTGACAAGCCACGGTGTGAGTGTGGAATTTAAAGAATTTGAAGACGAAGGCCACGTATCCGTACTGCCTGCCTTGATCAGTAAGACCTTAAGGTTTGCATTGAATCCTAACACCAATAGGGACAAATAA
- a CDS encoding AAA family ATPase — MRINELIIKNFKNIGTEKPCKIVFPVEDDSDLISIIGENNIGKSSVLEALRLFMPGYVSTPDLNMFPFRREPQSADHYMEICVTFGGLTEQDLNHKYIKPYVYDGVLRVKRTWSGTGLKDSEVPFEVFIPNRYIEELSDKKTWNAKTFASLSRDLNRQYELYCTRKGLSAGETITKANQEDFVEFVYENNAGLIMESEPKWQPNPNGFASKFRSIMPKVIYVPAVKLAEEEASAQKNKSAANLIVSALFDRYLNTSGEIQQFQSAIQAIRNLFSGETAHDEIRRIQDRITQKLKRVIEADVEFDFTPPEVMDKLHLNSNILIKYNDFRTAPEHQGNGAQRLLILSLLEMMAEYIKESSQETESEWQRSFLFLIEEPEIYLHPQLQRKMRNALVSISKSSHAQVVCTSHSEQFINLADRHQGIVLFKKQANGTAKCIQVTGNIYEGETKKDQRDRMRMLLNFTSSTLEAFFAERVVLVEGDCEVASIYAISNKLKEIYPDKIEDINQLLHSICIVPCNGKLTQLAFFKVLRHFGIDSYLIHDLDGHLPNEGNNKIILNGIGSEEYRYTHDPNFEGDIFDQYWSGDKPWRATEKIYNHFAEYKEKLLSFFSFVVGKERFETLNLESAD; from the coding sequence ATGAGAATCAATGAACTGATTATAAAAAATTTTAAAAACATTGGGACAGAGAAACCTTGCAAAATAGTATTTCCTGTAGAGGATGATTCGGATTTAATCAGTATTATCGGTGAAAATAACATTGGCAAGTCTTCAGTATTGGAAGCATTGCGGTTGTTTATGCCGGGTTATGTATCAACTCCCGATTTGAATATGTTTCCTTTCCGCCGCGAACCTCAGAGTGCTGATCATTATATGGAAATATGCGTTACATTCGGGGGATTGACTGAACAAGACCTCAATCACAAATACATAAAACCATATGTATATGACGGTGTTCTTCGAGTAAAACGAACATGGTCCGGAACCGGCTTGAAAGATAGTGAAGTACCATTTGAGGTTTTTATTCCTAACCGTTACATAGAAGAACTGTCAGATAAAAAAACATGGAATGCCAAAACATTCGCTTCCCTTTCCCGGGATTTAAACAGACAGTACGAGTTATACTGTACCCGTAAGGGATTAAGTGCCGGGGAGACTATAACTAAAGCTAATCAAGAAGATTTTGTTGAATTTGTATATGAAAATAATGCCGGACTTATTATGGAAAGCGAACCAAAATGGCAACCGAATCCTAATGGTTTTGCATCAAAGTTCCGGTCCATCATGCCAAAGGTCATATACGTACCGGCCGTAAAATTAGCCGAGGAAGAAGCCTCCGCCCAAAAAAACAAGTCTGCGGCAAATTTGATCGTATCTGCACTATTTGACCGATATTTAAACACTTCAGGTGAGATTCAGCAATTTCAATCAGCTATTCAAGCTATAAGAAATTTATTTAGCGGTGAAACGGCTCATGACGAGATAAGAAGAATACAAGACAGAATTACCCAAAAATTAAAGAGAGTGATAGAGGCAGATGTAGAATTCGACTTTACCCCTCCCGAGGTAATGGACAAATTGCATTTGAATTCAAACATTTTGATTAAATATAATGATTTTCGAACAGCACCGGAACATCAAGGAAACGGTGCGCAAAGATTGTTGATTTTGTCCCTACTTGAAATGATGGCGGAATACATAAAAGAGAGTTCCCAGGAAACGGAAAGCGAATGGCAAAGAAGCTTTTTATTCTTAATAGAGGAACCGGAGATCTATCTTCATCCTCAGTTACAAAGGAAAATGCGCAATGCGCTGGTAAGCATATCCAAGAGCAGCCATGCACAAGTGGTGTGTACTTCCCATTCAGAACAGTTTATAAATTTGGCGGATAGACATCAAGGCATCGTGTTATTTAAAAAACAGGCAAACGGAACGGCAAAATGTATACAAGTGACGGGAAATATATATGAGGGAGAGACTAAGAAAGATCAAAGGGACAGAATGCGTATGCTTCTGAATTTTACCTCTTCCACATTAGAGGCCTTTTTTGCGGAACGGGTTGTTCTGGTAGAAGGAGACTGCGAAGTAGCCAGTATATACGCGATATCCAACAAATTAAAAGAGATTTATCCCGATAAAATCGAGGACATAAATCAATTATTACATTCAATCTGTATCGTTCCTTGTAACGGGAAATTAACACAATTAGCTTTCTTTAAAGTACTCCGGCACTTTGGCATTGATTCCTATCTCATTCATGATTTGGATGGCCATTTGCCGAATGAGGGGAACAATAAAATTATTTTAAATGGTATTGGCAGTGAAGAATACAGGTACACGCATGACCCGAATTTTGAAGGGGACATATTTGATCAATATTGGAGTGGAGATAAACCTTGGAGAGCAACAGAGAAAATATACAATCATTTCGCTGAATATAAGGAAAAGTTATTATCGTTTTTTAGCTTTGTTGTGGGAAAAGAAAGATTTGAAACATTAAACCTGGAATCTGCTGATTAA